Sequence from the Guyparkeria hydrothermalis genome:
GATCTCCTTGATCGCGCCTCGGCAGTCGCGTTCATCGAGCGCCACCTTGGCGAGACGACCCCGGATCTCGTCGTGCTGAACGCCGGCATGAACGTGCACGCGTCCTCCGCTGAGGCCATCGAGTCGCCGGGCGAGGCGGAAGACCTGCTGACCCTCAACATGATGAGGGCGCAGCTGCTTTTCGATCGTGTGGCACGAGCCATGCTCGCGCGGGGAGGGGGGCAGATTGCCCTGGTGAGCTCGCTGGCGGCTGACATGGGCCTGCCGCCAACGCCGGCCTATTCGGCCAGCAAGGCGGCGGTGAAATCCTACGGCGAGGCCATGCGCGGGGCGCTGGCCCCTCGGGGTGTGCGCGTGAGCGTCATCATGCCCGGGTACGTGCGGTCGCCGATGTGCGATGCCATGCCCGGTCCCAAGCCGTTTCTTTTGTCGCCCGAGAAGGCGGCGCGGCGCATCCGCCGCGGGCTGGCAAAAGACCGTGGCCGGATTGCCTTCCCCTTCTGGTTGTCGTT
This genomic interval carries:
- a CDS encoding SDR family NAD(P)-dependent oxidoreductase; the encoded protein is MPPVDPSRILITGASGAIGAALAQAYAGPGRTLVLQGRNLDALRQTATSCRQTGSEVIVEEVDLLDRASAVAFIERHLGETTPDLVVLNAGMNVHASSAEAIESPGEAEDLLTLNMMRAQLLFDRVARAMLARGGGQIALVSSLAADMGLPPTPAYSASKAAVKSYGEAMRGALAPRGVRVSVIMPGYVRSPMCDAMPGPKPFLLSPEKAARRIRRGLAKDRGRIAFPFWLSLGTRWLGVLPVDWALGLLRRLGYRAP